Sequence from the Amaranthus tricolor cultivar Red isolate AtriRed21 chromosome 1, ASM2621246v1, whole genome shotgun sequence genome:
tatatttatatttatataccttttaatttatatattaagatAAGAGTAGTTATTTCAAATAACTTTTAgattgtatattattgttttagtcCAAAAAGTTTATGCACTTATTATCTTATATAAATGTTCATAAGAAGTcattttttaagtaatttataattattattgaataaaggtgagaaaattacatttttatatCAACAAagctaaaatttttattataaattataattttaaaaaataaaaccttaaaaaaattatatacttaattataaataaagtaaATCTACAAAACCTACAAATTTTTTAATCAGTACATAAATTTTTTACATTAAGTTTCAGTCTGTTACCCGTTCAAACCCGCTTACAAACACAACTATATTTAGTCTTTTACCTACTTtccttaattttaaataaattatagtaCTTGAGATTTTTAAGGACGGAGAGCGCTTGAATTAGTCGTAATTAAGAATCAAGATTAAGATTAGTCAAGTATAAGAATAAGGAGCGGCGCATTTGTTAAACCTCGAATAAACCTCTAACTGTAAtctttattcatcctctcctcTCTTCCATTTTCGTTTGCTCTTTTGTTAGGGTTCTAGTTCTTAGACtgcatttttttcttcttctcaaTACCAATTTTGGAGGGCTTGCAAGGTTCTGAAATAATCAATCGGAACATTGCGCCGGCTATTTGGTCGTCGTTCCGTACTGTTGTGGTTCGGTGCAACGTTTGGCGTTTAAGGTAATTATGGTCATGTCATGGATtgtgaattatttaaaatgttattttaaagatttataATCCTTTTTTATTTGTCGGTAATGCCTCAAGTtacattttgttattattattatttctgttGGAGTTAATTTTGCTATATTGTGATGATTGAATAGGGTTGTAAATTTAGGTATGAAAGTTGTGAAGTTTTGTGataattttatatagttttgTTATTTCATATGGCTTGTAAATTGTTTAAATGGGTTTTCTAAAGTGTTTCGGAATCGTTTTTTACTTGATTGTGATTCCCTGAGTGATATTCTGTTTTGAAAACCTgatgattttattttggtatcTTTGGTTCTTTGATGATTTATTGGATGCatgtaatttttcctttgaAGTGGGAGTTTTTTCTAGTTTTACTTTAATTCTCTAGGGGGTGGgtttttatatgttttgatGAGTTTACTCATTATTTGACCTTGAAACAATCTTAAAAGAGATTTGATGCCTTGAAAAACGACTCTATATTAGAGTTCAAACtatgtttcaaactccaatattaccaagTTCGGGTGTATGAAGTCTTGTGATAACAAATTACactttcaatgaaaataatgtttgtaggagataataatgcaataaaaattacataaagatttaacgaggttcacccaattgatgctacgtcctccggtgtatAGTATCTCGGTTATATTATCACAAAAGAGTTTAATGAACTCTCAAATAtagagaattacaatagagaagagatatagacTACGTGTTTAGGCTTGGGGTATTTTGTAAATGTGTTACAATGGCATATGAgatctctatttatagaggtgaTTAGGTAATGAGTATTGCATACTTAATCCAAGAGATTAACTCCATAATAAACAGCTCCAAAGAACACCAAGAGTCAAAAACTGAATCCAATGCTCGATCAAGGTGATGCTTCATTACTTTGATGCCTTGTACAAGAATCTTCACCCTTTAGTCTTCTCATTAACTATCATTCATCATGCCAACTTAATATCCATGTTTAAGAGACCTATCAATACACTCATAACTTAATGCATTGAACACACTCTTAAACACCACCATAAACTTCCCTCTTAATGTGCATACTTAATGCACACACTTAACTCACATAAATCCACCCATGGGATTCCATCACTATGCTCGCATATTGTATAGAATTTACttggtgcactcaagtcaccaatTACATCAACATGTCTAATGTTGATTTTCTCATCTCAAGCTAGATGTTGAATTGCTTTCTTCAAATTTATGAAGTTTTGGAGTAATTGAGTTATGTCCTGTCCACATCATGTCATTAGAACTTTGTGCTTTTGATCTCTCGCAATAAGTAGTATAACATTGCAGATGCATTACTTACTGCAAGAGATCAAAAGCACAAAGTTTTAGTGGCATATTTTGAAAAAGACATAACTCAATTACCCTAAAAGTTCATAATTTTGAAGAAAGCATTTCGGCATCTAGCTTGAGATGAGAAAATCAACATTAGACATCAAATTATTTCTCTTTTAAGATTGTTTAAGGTCAAATAATGAGTGAACtcatcaaaaaatataaaaatccaTCTAAGTAAACCTAGAAAAAAATCCAactttaaaggaaaaattacaatcTTATGGTAATGGCTATAACAATGAGATGACACATGCTGATGATAATGGCTATGGCAATGAAATGACACATGCTGATGTTAATGGCTATAACAGGAAGATGATGCTTGctaatggtgatgatgatggcaCAGTGAATTGTACAGGCCTTGTTACAACTGCTAATATCGATGTGATGACTTCAGACTTGCAGCCAAATAAGTGCAGGAGAAAAAAGTCTATTGTTTGGGATAACTTTACTACTGAAATTGTTAGTGCTGACTGTACCAGGGCTATTTGTAAGAAGTGCCAGAAGTCATTTGCTTACATTACTGGTAAAAAACAATCAGGAACCAGCCACCTCAAGCGACACATATTAGGTATCTGCCCAGCAGATCGTGCTAGGAACGAACTTTCAGCGTCTCAAAATGGCATTGTTAGAGCTCCATCAAAAAAGCGCTACAGAGCATCCCCTGGGTCTGTAACCGTCGCCTTAGATCAAGAACGCTATGTTAGTGAAATAGCTAGAATGATTATACTTCATGAATACCCAGTATCCATGGTGGAAGATCCTGGATTCATTGGCTTTGCTCGGTTGCTTCAACCACACTTATCTATGGTGAGTTTTGACGCTGTGCAGAATAAAATTGTCACCATGTATACTAGAATGAAGAATTCTCTTGTTAATACTCTTGCTGAAATCCCTTCGCGTGTCAGCCTCTCTATAGATCTCTGGACTTCAGACCACACTGTAGGTTATGCTATTCTGACTGGGAGCTTTATTGATGTGGATTGGAAGTTTCATTGCCGGGTTCTCAAATTTGTTCTAGTACCATTCCCTAAATCACAGGTTGCTTTCAATGATGCTGTTATTTCCTGCCTGTCTGAGTGGGGTTTGACGAGCAAGCTGTTTGCACTTTCTATAGATATGTCTTGTGCAGAAAAATCTGTTACTGAGAATCTTAGCTCCCTGCTTTCTAAAACATGTCAATATATGCCGAATGGTCGAACGATAATATCAAATTGCTATGCCCGTGCCATTAATCGTATGGCAATCGAAGCCCTTTGCGCTTCAAAAGAAGCTGTTACCAAAGTTCGTGACTGTGTGAAGTATATAAAAGCCATGGATCTTAGTCAACAACTCAAAGTCCCTTTGGGGCAGAGTTTAGTCATTGATAATCCACAAATGTGGGATTCAACTTACTATATGCTGTCCACAGCGTGCGAGGTTAAGGAAGTTTTTTCCCGTCTAGAAACTGATGGTCCTGATTACAAGCAAGCTCCTTCAGTGGATGACTGGATGTGTATAGAGGTCCTATGTACCTATTTGAAACTATTTTTAGACGCATCTGCCATTCTCACAACTGAAAACTACCCTACTGCTGATACTTTTTTCCTTGAAGCTTATACAGTTTTGAGGAAGCTTGCTTTTGGAAGCTTGGACAAGGATCCTTTTATAAGCCACTTTGCCAAACCTTTGTATGACATGTTTTACAGGTATTGGAAAGATTGTTATGTGGATTTAACCATGGCAGTAGTAATGGATCCTAGATATAAGCTGAGGCTGGTGGAACACTGTTTTCTCAAAATTTTCGGGAATGATTTTAATACGGCTTTTAACGCTGTTATGAAGCGTATATACGACCTTTATTTCGAGTACATGGCACTGAATATACAGTTAGTAGATTTTTCCATTGACAATGGTCAATCAGGTTTGGACATTTATATTTCCACAATAGATACCTCCATTGCGAGCAACAAAGAACTTGATCAGTATCTAGAAGAGTCGCTTTTGCCAAGAGACAAACCGGAGTTTAACATTCTTGAATGGTGGAAGTTAAACCAAACCAAATACCCAAATCTTTCCCATATGGCTGCTGACTTATTATCAATACCGTTTGCTACAATTTCGGGGAATTCAGTTTTTAGTACAGCAAGCCAGAAGTTGGATTGTCAGATGAGCTCCCTGAAGCATGATACATTAGAAGCCCTCATTTGTGCTAAAAATTGGTTGCAGCATGGAGTACAGGAGCAGGATAGTAATACATCCTTATCAGATATCTCAAGAGTTGGTTTAAAGATGGAAACTCAGTAAGTTTTTTAACTTTGTTTTAGATCTAATATCTCGATCATACAAGCTCAAGTTTTGTTTGCAAATTGCAACCTAACAGCTGTTGGGGGTTTTGCTAGTCACCACTAATTTCTGCTTCCACAATTTTGAAGATAGAagtaattactattatttacaaattaGGATTAGatgtatttttcattattctttcgTTGGATTCGTTGTAGTTGTATTACTCCTTTGGTTAATGTTCTATGATCCAATAGTGGATCCAAAAAAATGATgtcaataatttaattaaataaaaaatttatgcaAAACATTTCATATTTTCATGGTTTTGActatatttatatttactaCCTGAATCCGTCCATTCTATGATGTTAAGATATTTATCAACCAAGGAACAAGAAAGTTTAGGAATTTGCCATACTTTTTTTTGGGTATTGGGGAATGGGGGCATGTGTGAATATGGTTGTTTTGTTTAGCGGACAGATTACTGATGAACAAAATATAAACACAAATCGTTGTGAGAGATTATCTTTTAAAGAAACAGTTTTAATTGGGTATTGGGGAATGGGGGCATGTGTTGTAAGACTTtatattcacaaattcttgtgagaggcgatttctttgagagaccatcccTAATTTGGTCAACCCATaatcatcttttattttaattaagctTTGATGGGCTGAGTCTGAGGTCTCTCAGGAGACTAGTAAGTTTATATTATGTATTGTAGATGTTAAGGTTATTTGGTGTAGGAGTTTATAGTATGTACAATAGGTGTTTATATATCTACTTCAATATgcaaaaatacttattttaacTAGTTCAAAATACCTACTAAAAATTATAGTAGGTGTCTTTGCAAACTACGTGCACGTAGTAGGTGATTTTGTAAATTGGGTTGGGCTTTGTAGATCAAGGGAATGAGAGATTATGTTACTGCTCACTCTTATgctaattaaatatttcatttggtTTTGCATATTTGTTAATGCACTATTTTGACCCTAAATATATTTGGTTgtgtttaatttaaaattatagaaagttgacatttaaaattacaatgagacaaatcaaacatgaTTTTACATGactattttaacttatagattgaaaacaaattacatgttaatggTAATTGGTGAATAGcatcaaaaaaaaacaatttagaaTAAGTGAGTATTACGTAAGTTTATGAATAATGTAATGTTATTTTCGTCCTTTTAAATTTGCTTTAAACTTAGAACTTATCTTAATAGACTTGTAACCAGTCCTTTTAAATTTGCAACTTATCTTAATGGACTTGTAACCAGAAATTCATATGAACATATGAAATATTTATGAAtggttaaaaaataaatagggccTTATTTGGTTTGGTTTTAGATTACAACaagcattattaaaaaataacgtATTTAATCATGTATTATTcgtatttatgtgaagttgcgtATAATACTGaccaattgaaaacaattttcGTTATCACCATCAACTATTAAGTTAAGGTTGTTTCAAACTGGACCTACAAACACCGCCAAGTCatttaataacattaataatagaatgtgcaactcattgatgaAACTCGAAAACTTGACCCTAGAACTCCGAACACAGCCTTAGGGACTAATGGTCATGAACTCATGATAAGTAGTGAAAGGTCAAAGATTCCACAGGAGGAAGAGCCTTTACAAGAATAATGGTCTATTTTCTAAGAACAATCGTTGAATATAAGCCTAAAGAGCATATAATCATGGGCTTATCATGTTGTTCAGCATGCTAAGACTTAGAAACCACATCAACAGCAAAATCTGCGAGTTTTTCTACTTCAGTCTTTGCCATTTTGATGGAAAATCTAATGTAATTCCGCCATGTTCGTCGATCTCTTTCAGCTTCATGAAAACGTCACCTCCTGAAAGCTAGCAGTGTTGAGAATTACCATGTCCATCTAGCAAAGAAAAGGTAAAAAGCAAGTTACCATGCAAAATAAATGCAGAAATTCAATAACATGTAAAAACCCAAACAAATATCCATCCAGAGTCTTTTGCAATGCAAACTACAACCTTCACTTTTAGTTtacgaattacaaccttaaagttTTACTTTCAAAATTTCGGCTTTCAATTTACTGAAGTAAACATCATTGCAGCCAAGTGACCGAATTCTGGTGAATTTCACCCATAATACCCTTTGACTTGCTCCTTAGTCCCCTTGGCTTTTCAGGAAAGTCAAATGGTAGTTTGGGAATAATTCACCGAAATCGGGTGACTTGGCTCAGTTGGCTGCAATGGTGTTCACTTCAGTAAGTTGAAGGGTGTAATTCACAAACGCCCCCCAAACTAAAAGGTTGTAAATTGCAAATTGTTCATCCATTAATTAGCGAAGTAGCAAAATATAAGTAGACATAAAATCTATCAAGGATGAGAACTACGAGGTATTATGATCACTATAGCTCCTGCATGGCTCCACAAATACATATTCCGTTAACTGAAGTCTGAACTCACAAAGCATAATCAAAAGTGCAGaactaaagagaaaaatgttctAGGATATAGCACAATGAAGCTGGGAAACTTTCTCAGTGTCGTTAAAGATGGGATGAACGAGCACAATAAAGATATCACAGTCGCACCGCATTTAAATGACATAGATATCACGACACCATAGCTTAGTTGGTGAAGTCGCGTAGTAGGTACCATGATCTAGGATTTTATTAACCCTAAAGTCTTGCTAAACATCCAAAAACGCTCTCAAGTCTGAACGATTTAAAACATGTTTATGAGTATATTCTTTTGTGTGTAAAACATGTTTTACAACAAAAAGATAAGTTAAATATATTCCTTGTTTACAAGTATGATACAAGATATtggtgaaaaaagaaaaaaaaagtgaggGTTTCATCAATCTGAAGTAGACAGTATGAATTTGATTtcctaatttaaattttagatgTATTTAGATGTTATcgtatatatttttaatgttagtCTTAAAAGCTCGAAAGTTCCTATTCCTCTATAAGATCCTTAAGGATGTGTTGGAGGAAAATAGTTATCCTGAAACTGAATTTCACAAAACCAAAGCTTACATGAAACGTGGAATGTAACCACATCCCGCGATCCAGGAATGTCCTTCCCCAATCACCACGAAATGCAACCCAAATTGCTCAAGGTGACGTCTCGGTGTAGTTGACcttttttaaaaggttttttggCCTTCCTTtacaaattaaaggaaaaaaaggAGGAAACAACGAGATGGAACCTAAAGCtttaaaatttccatttaaaaacaatttctttatgcaaaaaatcattttaatttaattttgtttttaaatatatgttctttatatataatgtatctCGTTCCTAATCATTTCCGAGTCATTCTAGATTGCGTTCCTTGTTCCCGTTTCCAAACCGATTATCGTTTCAGGTAACAATGCTCCACATAAATGACATATTCACAGTCAAAATCACATGTTCAAACTTTTGTGGAAAGATGGTGTTATGAGAAAGAGGGTGAAATAACGAGAAAACAAGACATAATCCCTCAGCACAAACATAATATGCAAATATTTATACTCTGATGTGTTAATTTAATTGCATTGACTCTCATTGACCCCCTCCCTCGGCCTATCCTATCACACCCCAAAAAAAAGTTACCATTTCAACAACAAACGTGCAGCAGATAGTGTCAGGCTTAGCCAAAATTAAGTAATACGTATCCATGACTCAGTTATGGTCGACTTACCTTGACATTTCCTGTGATGTAGCTTGCTTCTTGTAGCACATTAGAAATGACAGCATTTGATCGGAAGAAAGATCCAGTGAAGGGAGAAAGAACCCATTTCTGTACCGAAACATCCAAGCAGCACCGACATTTATGAACATAATATTTTCATACTATTCATGTTTTTCTTCTACACTGTACACTCTGTTCAATGACTCCTCAAAGGCTTGCAAAGCACTCCTATAATGATCTAGAGAGATGACCCCTTCCTCGACAACTCGTAATGAACTTTGATACAATTGATCAAACCATTGAATCTGATCATTGGTATCTACAACGTTTGTATTGTTATCTAGGACATACAAgcgtttaaaatcttttttccaTCTCGACAAAATATATTTTGCGGGGATCTCCTCTACCCCATTATAGTTAAGCACACATAATGCATGTCGACAGAGGTAACCATTAAAGTTAAAGCAGCTGCAAATACAACGAACTTCTGCCGATGCTCTATTGTAATATACTTCATAGTCTCGAATCTCTCTCTTGTTGCCCTCGACAATAAGACGTTCTTTCACCAAAAATATAATGTATGGCCCGTCAACATGGATCTGTGTCGTGCTAAAACAGGAATACATCTCCTCCACCTCAAGCTGAAATTTCTGGAATATATCCTTTGTATAGATCTTAGAAAGCTGCTGTTCAAAAGAGCACCTTGTTTTAAGCGGCAAGTTTGAACTTCTCGACTCGACGTCAGACAGGGTTTCTTCCTTGTGCTTCTTATGTAAAGCTAACTCATATTTGTCCAGAAATTCTTTTAAGGGGGTTTGTTTATGTACATACTTCTCAAAAAACGGATGAAGAATATCAGCAGGTCGAGCTGTTGACATACCGGCAAAGAAGGTGTCTTTCAAGTAGACAGGTGCCCATCGAGCCCGATCCTCATGCAAACAACAGAGCCACTCGTGATTAGATATCCCATATTGTTGAACCATATGTCCCCAAGCAGCCTCAAATTCACCCACCTTCAGAGTTTCATATACTATTTTAGTCAGCGCCTTCCTGATAGCGTCATAATTGTGC
This genomic interval carries:
- the LOC130812437 gene encoding zinc finger BED domain-containing protein DAYSLEEPER-like, translated to MMLANGDDDGTVNCTGLVTTANIDVMTSDLQPNKCRRKKSIVWDNFTTEIVSADCTRAICKKCQKSFAYITGKKQSGTSHLKRHILGICPADRARNELSASQNGIVRAPSKKRYRASPGSVTVALDQERYVSEIARMIILHEYPVSMVEDPGFIGFARLLQPHLSMVSFDAVQNKIVTMYTRMKNSLVNTLAEIPSRVSLSIDLWTSDHTVGYAILTGSFIDVDWKFHCRVLKFVLVPFPKSQVAFNDAVISCLSEWGLTSKLFALSIDMSCAEKSVTENLSSLLSKTCQYMPNGRTIISNCYARAINRMAIEALCASKEAVTKVRDCVKYIKAMDLSQQLKVPLGQSLVIDNPQMWDSTYYMLSTACEVKEVFSRLETDGPDYKQAPSVDDWMCIEVLCTYLKLFLDASAILTTENYPTADTFFLEAYTVLRKLAFGSLDKDPFISHFAKPLYDMFYRYWKDCYVDLTMAVVMDPRYKLRLVEHCFLKIFGNDFNTAFNAVMKRIYDLYFEYMALNIQLVDFSIDNGQSGLDIYISTIDTSIASNKELDQYLEESLLPRDKPEFNILEWWKLNQTKYPNLSHMAADLLSIPFATISGNSVFSTASQKLDCQMSSLKHDTLEALICAKNWLQHGVQEQDSNTSLSDISRVGLKMETQ